In Sciurus carolinensis chromosome 4, mSciCar1.2, whole genome shotgun sequence, the sequence CAAAGTCAATTACCTATTAAATAGTAGTCctttatatttattgttgctttgtacaattataattattatattttggtattttttgttacttttcatactgttttttaattgtttttatttttacagactgcatttttattcattatacacaaatggggtacatctttttatttctatggttgtgcacaatgtagattcataccatttgtgtaatcatacacgtacatagggtaatgatgtttgtctcattccaccatctttcatactgtTTTTAAATCTATATCTTCTTTGGTCTACCCAGTATATTCAGAGAAATCATAAATTCATATCCTGAGGCATAGATTGCTATATGCCATACTTGCATGGCCTAGCTCTGAGGGTCCTCTACAGAAAGTTTGACTCTAAAATTGTCAGTGGAACATGCCTTGAAAAATAATAGCtaacaaaaaatcaattaaaaaaaacttatctCAACGTATTTTAGAATTAGAATGCTGAAATGCTATAAAATATTCATGGattgatcatttttatgtttattagaGAACAACAGaattaaatgaatacattttgataGTATAAAACTACTTGCCAGGCTAAAAGTGAAAAGCAAAATTCAAgatataaaatacagaagaattTTACTCTATGGTTACCAATAAAATATTGCATTCTAAATACATTCTATATTGGATATTGTGTTCTAAGCATAAATAAATGTGGCTACAAAGAACCCATCTAGCTTATATATTAAATCTTAACCATCTAGCTTATATATATTAAATCTTAAATTCTTAGACGGAAGATCTTAGGCTAATGGATAGGTAAACaataatatattcttatttatatttctgaaatttatgCTCTTTGGTTATTTATATATAAGTGGAAGCTATGGGGAGATATTTATTCACAGGAAGCCATTTCTTTAGCAACTCATTATCTGAATGCCACGTGGCAGTACTGCATCCAAAGAATATGAACTTTTGAAACAaatgtatatttgtgtttttaatttaaaacatatatctgaatagaattttattggaaaattattataaaaagaatagaaaatgtaaCCAAACTTCATGGCAAGAGAGCTACTACATGTGTATTATTCTATAGTTGTAGACATGGCTTAAAAATTCAGTGTATTTCCCTTTGTTTCTCGTGTTTCCTCTTTCTGGGTACAGTCATGTctgtaatcttagcaacttgAATGACTGAggcaggcaggaagatcacagtttcaagaccagcctcagcaacttagcaagaccttgtcttaaaattaaaaaaaaaaaaaaaaaatatatatatatatatatatatatataaagggttgtgtatgtagttcaatggtaaagcaccttgggttcaattcccagtatcaaaaaaaaaaaaaaaaaaatccttcttaaaCTGAACAGCATATACACAGTATAAAGTAAgatgttttatctttatttttaattaattaattaattatttggtATCAGGGATCAAACCAGGGGTTCTCTaaaaactgagccacattcccagttctttttatttgtttttcaagacagggttgtgctaagttactgagggcattgctaagttgctaaggctggccttgaacttgtgatcctctgcctctgcctcccgagttactgggatttcaggtatatgtcaccatgcccagttctatctttatttttaaaatatgtgtttgctacagaaacttaaaataaaaagtgccttAAAATTATTATGTTATCTTAATATTAATCAATTAcagtatttgggggaaaaaatcctaCAAGTTGGGACAATTTCCTGGAATGATTTTTCTACTAGCTGATATTGATCATACTTAAAAAAgacaagacataaaaatataaaattactgcTCTTATAGGTTTAATGTCCATCAAACCTCAGGAAGCTGGTTGTATACAAAATTATGATCTGTTCTAGGATTTCCATATTGACTTTagtaaaagcaggaaaaaaaaaacagaaaaagaacatatttaGGGAGAAAATCTCGGATTATTTTATGAACATACCACTCCATTCACTGATAGCAGCTGGTCTCCTCTTTTGAGGCCTCCGTGTCTTTCAGCCACCCCTCCAGGAATGATGCGAGAGATATAAATGGGAGAATTTTGCTCCTTTCCTCCCATCACGTTAAAACCAAGGCCTTCATCAGTCTTTGGCAGTTCGACTACCCGAGGGTGGGAGTGGCCTTCACTAGCTGCAAAAGCTGCAACTGTGGCCTGAAAGAAAAGATGGTCTTTTGGTAataaaatgagggaaagaaagcTAATGTGCTTTGCAGAGGGGCAACTCAGACAACTTCTTATATTTTTATGGCATTTTCCTGTGAAAGAGAAACTACAAAAGGGAGGGGCCTGTCTTCATTGAGATGCCATCTAGGATTCCTTTCTTTGGTAAACCCCACCCAGCTGTTTTCAAGCTTTTAGAGTCTATCTACTATGAtaaaaatttcacttaaaaatcttTCACAGTTAGCTAGCTCACTTATGTAAATACTCCTATTCCTTGGCTCCAAATAGTTTTGGTACATATTCTACCTAGTATTATAAGTATTATGTACATATGTTGACTATGAGCACCTTAATGAACGATTATGTCTTGCGTTTTTTAGACACAGTCTAACTTGATGCTTGcacttaaatgtttataaatattcaaaaaaactTAAGagcattcatacatgcatactcTCGGGAATATGTATGTAATTTGCTATTGCTAGATCACTGGTTTagtaaactgaatttttttttaattgaggatacctaaaagaaaatacaaactaaaatgaAATAGTGGActcagattattattatttttcataccaATATTCCATATTATTATGGAAGATCCCATAACTGGCAGAAGATTTTTTCCCTTACATTAATATTTCAACTACTATGGTAATATAGGCAAAATGAATAGTTTTGTGAATTTATACCTAGATGtacaaaatatcatttaatatagacaaattcttattttaaaattcatatattaatttcCTTAAAGAAGTTCAAGAAAACAACTTACCATTAGTTCCCACCCCACATAGGAATAAAATAACAGCATTTGAGTAGTTTCAATCAAGGAAAGATTCTCTGCCTGCTTCTTTTTTTCCACTTCCATTAGCCTGACTTAACCACAGTTGATTAGATACTTACTATAAAGTGATTTACTCAACCCTGTGAAAATATTGATTCCCAACTACTGTACATTCTTTTTCCACACACAGCATTATCACATCAATTTAGCATTATGCTACTGCCTGCCTTTAGTGAAAGATAGTGAATGATATGGAAATCATGGCTTGTTTTTAGCTACATGCATTTGCTCATGCAAACCTTGTCGTCATGCATAGGTTTTAATGGCTGACATGGATGCAATGCAGACAGCCCAGAAACAACCAGAAAATATTGTGCTATTGCAACATTATGCTGCTCTCCTGCTGTTCTACATGAATAAGAAATGAGAATGGTAAAACACTACATAATTCACTTTCCCCTTAATTAAACCATGTAGGGATCATTTTTCTGTGCGTGTTCCACTTCAGTACAAGCAAAGCATGATGTAATGGTAATAATACCCATTTTTatcctgggttaaaaaaaatgtacaaatctaCAGTGTGCAgttacaaaatgaaaactaaaaaatccGGAGAGAAACCAAACAACAGGTGATGTaacaaaaaagaactaaatggcaaattctgattattttcacTGGTTCTTAATGCTCGTACATTATTAGAAAGATAAAAGTCTTCAAAAAGCAGATCGTGTTCTATTATAACATTTCTGTATTTGTGAAATGTGAACTGCATCCGTGATTTTAGATTAAAGCTATTGTTTCTTTAATGTTAGAGATTCCAGAAAAATTTCATGATCCTATTGCTGTATCATTTTCATTCCTAGGGTCTCTGTAATGTCTGGATTTGGATTTTTAAAGAGCAAAGTAGTCACTACCACAAAACATGACAGGTCTTCCTGTTAGGTAAATGCCACATTCTTTTGGCAAGTTACCCATTGCTCAACTGAATACAAAAAAGACCCTACATCAGTGGGTGCAGGTGAGTTACTGTCATATCTAATTTCTTTCAGGTCTTTAGACCTGTGCAAATAAATCTTCATACACTGAGTAGGGTGTAGGTTTTTTTGGGAGCAGAAAACCATGTAGTATTTTATACAATGAGCCAGGAGATTTGCTTGTGCCAAATGGACATTCCGTGAGTTTAATGAAATCATTCTCCTTTCTTAAGCTACAGAAGCAGCAGAAACGTTCAATTTTCCATTAGGATTTTTACCTGGGAAGTAGTACTGGTTCTAGACTCTGGGCTGCCACTGATGTCTAAATTCTCTTACAGTGTACACACGAGAATACCTGAAACACACACGCGCACAATCAATTACTAGATCACTGTGgtcaagtatatttttaaagttactcaAGTCTTACCTTGGCTGTAGCCCTCGCACGGAATTCGGGACAGCCGTTAACAGTTATCGTTTCGTGCATGTATTGATATACCTAAAatgttcacataaaaaaaaaaagagtgtgtaAGAATATTTTAAGACTATTGATTCTTTCATAGCAGATAGGACATTCGATTTTCATTCTAGGACTGAAGTTCTCTACCACAAGTGAAATTGGCCTGAATCAATTATCCTGATGATTTGGACCAAATGTACCTCCTATTTTGTAGTGGGGAGGGTGTTGGGGCAGGAAAGACAATGACATTTTTTCAGAAGTTTTGAATTTGTCCTTGTTTATCAAAGGAAAAAGatttatatttggttttataAAAACATTGTAAGTAAAGATTTTTACCGTTATATATAGATCTAGCTCTAAAATTAGTGACAGAGGTTATGCGTGTCATTATTTCTTGGGTCTTGCAATATTTTGTGAATAGTTTTCTAAACTGATATTCCACAAAGCTAAGATAGCAGTGTCCCCGATGTGTTGGAAGATATGTTACTGttaattatatacaattataatttgaatatttattacttcATCTACCTTGTAaatctattttgttttagtatGAGAAAGTAAGAACATCAACGAGTCCTTTAGGCATAGAGATAACAGTGGCATTCCAACATAGATAAGAGATTCTTAGAACTAGTAACAAGGGACAACATTATCAGCTACAGATTCAAGTGAAAATACAGTTGAAATAGAAAGGTGGGGGTAAAATATGTATCAAGAAGGATGTCATAGAAAGCACACAGGTTTTTCTGGATTTACAGACCCAAGTTTGATCCTTACAGTACAGTTGGGAAACTATGAGGCCCTGTTTTACTATACTGCCCATCTGAAAAGTGGATGAAGATTATCAGTTTAGTGGGTAAGACTGATATTTATGGCTTTAGCCACAACTACAGAAATTATTGAAATGTGgtagttaaaaatatttcccttctaAACATACAGGGGTGGGATTATAAAATCTCTATCAgtggtaaaataaaatgtttcatttaaaataaactgaagtATGGAGAATGATATAAAGGTATAGTTTGAGGAAGACACTTGGAAAAAATAGCATGGTTAAATATGTTGGACTGTATGataattttgaatttgaataataaagtcataaaaatctATTGCATAATACATAGAAGTAAAAGTCCATTTGGTATTATACCAGAGTAGTTTGGGGCATGATCCATTTGCTATTGcagtaaagaatgaaatagaaaaattcttattGAAGGTTCGAAGgggtattttttcctttaatcttaTTTTGAATGCTTAAATCAAAAGTGGACCCCAAATTTGATTAATTCAGTCATATAATaatcatttattgagtatttaggGTCAATGTCTTCTCAACATTTTTGACTGGCTCACCAATTCTCAAATACATCTGGTTAAATCTCCACAAATGCTGACTCATCATTCCCAGGTGACATGGTTAGACGGAAATGGAGACAATGGTCTGGACCAAAAAGGGAGGAATACAATTCAGAATCTACCTTGTAGTGGCTGAACCTCCACCAAACAATTTAAGTGGTCCATTTCTATGGGAAATCCAAATGGGAATGAGAACTGCTTCCAGAAAATCATCTGTAGAATCTGTAGTATATTACTGAAAATTCTTCTATCAGAATAACTGCCAAATCATTTCCATATTAGTTCCTTGAAAGTGCATTATTTTGTCTCATGGAACTAACTTGtcgacaaaaaaaaaattctacttattTGCTCTAACAGCCCACATTAGAGGAGGATTTTATCCTACTTATTAATGACCTCTCTCATACCTGACCCCCCTTGCTCACCTTACCTCACTATCTCTTGTTGAAAGTACTGCCTTCGTGTCTATGGGGGCTCCCACCAACAAACACCATCTACATTAGCTTCATTGTCAAGTACCTACCTGACCATGTCACTACTGTGCTCTTGACTGTCTGCTGCCTTTAGTGTCAAAGACCCAGAGTCAAATCCCTATGGGAGTCAGGCAGAGACAACAATGCAGACCCCAACCTTCTCTCTAGTCTTATTTTCCTACCTCCTGTCCTTGGCTCCCACCATTCCTCAAGCATGTCAAACTCTTACAATTGTCCTTTGTACAACCTGTTTACTCTAATTAAAATGCCCTTCCACCTGGCAGACACTTAGTTATTCAAAATTAACAGGAAGATTAAAGGTCCAATTCAaacattatttctctttcaaatgtTCTCTGCTTCCCTCAAGCAAAGTGAATCTCTATTTCCTCAGTTCCTGGCCATCTGAACTCATCTGAGGTTATTTTGATTAACTTCTTCAGGGAAAGTGACTACTTTGCTTGCATCCAAAGATGTTTGTGAAGACAATCATTTAGCAGATAATTAAGAGGATGTCATCAACTGATTAAGACAAAAGGTAATTTTGTAAGTGCTTGAGATAAATACCTAATAAATATCACAAATTAAGAACAATTATCCTTAACATCCTAATTTGAGTGTTCAGTTGAAAAGCTGGATATGCAAGGGACAATACTGACTTGATAACCGCACACCCTCTGCAGGTGGCTTGGAAACAAACCCTGGTGTTCCACTTTCTAGTTGTATGATGGTGATCAGTTTAAGCCCTTGATTTCTCTGGGGCTCAATTTCCTTATATGAAAAATGTGCCTTACAATAATAACTCAGTCTTTTATGAGGATCGAATAAGAATAGAACACTTTGTCACATGTAGTAAGCTAACAAaaaatggttattatttttattgttgttattgtttttaaatgtttttcatcttATCTGACTCTGGGATTTTTAGTGAAGAATCTCCCAGGACTAGTATTCCACAAACATTGTTTACAAAGAATTGATCAAAGACTATAGTTTTCAACTAGGGGCAATTTTGACCTCCAGGAGACATGTGACAATGTCTGGAggcatttttatttgttaccTTGGGAAGAAGATGGAGCTACGACTAGCTAGTATGTaagggccagggatgctgctattCTACAGTGCACAGGGAAGGCCCCTGCCCCAGCAAAAAACAATGTATTCATCTGTCtgtagtgctgaggttgagaaaccctgataGAAGGAATAGAgctttatcttttcttctaataTGCAATGATTAGTAAGCCACAAAAACATACTTGTATAGCACTGAGTAAGGATTCTCGTAAATGTTCAGTAATTGTTGGAGAAAATTATGATTTTGGTGTGCATTTAGTGAGGACTTGGACCAAATGTAATGCTAACTATTTTATATCTATGAACTGATTTACTTTCCCCAGTTTATCATTCAGATACTCTATATACAAGAGTGTATGTTATACGAGGACAGCATCGGGCCACTAGTATTTTGGTAGCATGCATGAAGACAggcaaataaaacaaacatttctttatattttgaataaaattaccTGTGAACCtttatcatatataataaaatacataaaaatatatcaagtaaCATATACGTATATGTACAGTGGCTGCTGGTATACAAGGCCACAAATCTGAAACCAACAAATTCATCACTTCagttgaaaaggaaaatagcacTTTAATCACCCTTCATGATAACACCCCacaattaagtgaaataaacccaatattattatccatttttttttcccctataaaatacaatatattctAATTCCTTCATCTTTAAAAGCGAGACAAAGGGGACGTAGTTTGGTTCCAGAGTCAGGTCAAAGCCTGGGATGTTAATTCTGTTTCCATTAGCTGTGTCACCTTATGAActccttatttctcattttctaaagGGCAAAATGGATTCTTGCCTGTTCTTTTAAAGGACAGTTATGAAAGTATTTGTAAAATTGTGAAGAAAGTTGTTATGAAAAGCTAAAATATTTTACCATATATCCTGATACAGTTCTtcaagggaaaagaggaaatggtTGTATGAGCCTCACGGGAAGTGGGGCTTGGAGTCCCAAATGTCTGATAAACTTCACCACAGCATTTCTCAGTATAattcccctgggtttaattcctagtacccgTTCAGTCATTGACACAAACTCTAGTACAGTGTTTTTACCTGACATTTCAGCAGTGGTAATTTCCCAACCTTGGATAAATTTCACAAATTCAatcacattttctatatttagaatttaTTGAAAGCTAATGAAAttttacaaagataaaaatgaaggcaATGGGATTTTAGTGAACTGATACAGAAAGTTCATTTATTCACTTGTTCAGTCGACATTCATTTCAGAATTATTCTAGTCTATGTGGTTAGGCGCCTGGCctaaattctgaaagaaaaaaagactgtttCTAAAACTTCCAAAGAACATTAATTTTCACTGTGTAAAGGTTATTTGAAAATCTTTAGGTGACtaacttacattttcttttctttatattaagaAGCAAATGGACTACATTTTTT encodes:
- the Lin7a gene encoding protein lin-7 homolog A isoform X2 codes for the protein MHETITVNGCPEFRARATAKATVAAFAASEGHSHPRVVELPKTDEGLGFNVMGGKEQNSPIYISRIIPGGVAERHGGLKRGDQLLSVNGVSVEGEHHEKAVELLKAAKDSVKLVVRYTPKVLEEMEARFEKLRTARRRQQQQLLIQQQQQQQQQQTQQNHMS